From a single Brassica napus cultivar Da-Ae chromosome C9, Da-Ae, whole genome shotgun sequence genomic region:
- the LOC106408273 gene encoding uncharacterized protein LOC106408273, translated as MYACLNCGKGPNFMQTMLDKSWVHLCRVDSAYERGARGFVNAVTAKLGVNGKIVRSDWFHHGDGHAVAVVEEAETPLYPTCASHSKLSAVVSLFRINSQNGWSDKSFDDLLQTLPNMLPEDNVMHTSTYDVKKFLKSFDMGYHKIHACVNDCCLFRKKLKTAESCPKCKASRWKTNMHTGEFKKGVPQKVLRYFPLIPHLKRMFRSEQLAMDLRWHFNNKSTDGKLRHPVDHVTWQSMNDKYPSFAAEERNLRLGLSTDGFNPFSMKNSRYSCWPVLLVNYNMAPDLCMKEENIMLSLLIPGPHQLGNSIDVYLEPLMEDLNHLWCIGELTYNAVSKTTFTLKAMLLWTISDFPAYGNLAGCKVQGKMGCPICGKHTDSLWLSNSRKFVFMGHRKSLPPLHSFRGKKTWFDGKTEHGTKGRILMGRNVSFVLRNYKNVFGNRKQSGKKRAARVDIPSDNEDEVSESDEDEDLGDKDEEELSRWKKRSIFFTLPYWEELPIRHNLDVMHVERNVAASLIATLLHCGNSKDGLKARKDLESLGIRKDLHPKAQGKGHYSQQLLGLCQRREARLGGPVHFRWMYPFERYMKVLKDYVRNTARPEGCIAESYLAEECMKNTEYESHSILEGRPISAGRSFTLTDTDKKIAHLAVIQNTAMVDPYVDAHLQHLQDSNSRCKRDATYLWRMHTEKFAAWLKQQIPIDSEYEEETLKWLAYGPRSISRSYTGYIVNGLRFHTNSVHRLSQNSGVYYEATAMCRSSARDTAQVVDVVSYYGRVVDIILLDYNAFYVPIFRCQWAVKGNGVKVEDGFTLVNFNHSHISFAKDPFILASQARQIFYSRENDESSWYVVMKGPSRRYSDEKVEDLHGDVGPLPSDMDMSLEDISDEAENVRDDFSLEFDCRIAMGKGKKQSKKRKTIVQDDEPVFIGTIYPGETQQDMRIEESQPEDTQNPTQPQLDES; from the exons ATGTACGCTTGTTTGAACTGTGGCAAGGGTCCTAACTTTATGCAGACAATGTTGGACAAGTCATGGGTGCATTTATGCAG AGTTGATTCTGCATATGAGAGAGGTGCTCGGGGTTTTGTCAACGCTGTTACTGCTAAGTTAGGAGTTAATGGGAAGATT GTACGGTCGGATTGGTTTCACCATGGAGATGGTCACGCTGTAGCTGTAGTGGAAG AGGCTGAAACCCCCTTATATCCAACGTGTGCGAGTCATAGCAAGCTATCAGCTGTGGTGTCATTGTTTAGGATTAATTCTCAGAATGGGTGGTCAGACAAGAGCTTTGATGACTTACTGCAAACATTGCCAAACATGTTACCTGAAGACAATGTGATGCACACATCAACTTATGATGTCAAGaagtttttgaaatcttttgATATGGGATATCACAAGATTCATGCTTGTGTGAACGACTGCTGCTTATTTAGAAAGAAGCTGAAGACGGCTGAGAGTTGCCCAAAATGCAAGGCGTCTAGATGGAAGACCAACATGCACACTGGTGAATTCAAAAAGGGTGTTCCACAGAAGGTTTTGAGATACTTTCCATTAATACCTCATCTGAAAAGGATGTTCAGATCTGAGCAACTTGCAATGGATTTAAGATGGCATTTCAATAACAAGAGCACAGATGGGAAACTGCGTCATCCAGTAGACCATGTTACTTGGCAGTCAATGAATGACAAGTATCCATCGTTCGCAGCGGAGGAGAGGAACTTGCGACTTGGGCTTTCAACTGATGGGTTTAATCCCTTCAGTATGAAGAACAGCCGTTACAGTTGTTGGCCTGTGCTACTGGTTAATTACAACATGGCTCCTGACCTATGTATGAAGGAGGAGAACATCATGCTCAGTCTGCTGATTCCAGGACCGCATCAACTGggtaatagtatagatgtataCTTAGAACCCCTTATGGAAGATTTAAATCATCTGTGGTGCATAGGCGAATTAACTTATAATGCAGTTAGTAAGACAACCTTCACGCTTAAGGCAATGCTTCTTTGGACTATTAGTGATTTCCCAGCATATGGGAATCTTGCTGGTTGTAAAGTCCAGGGTAAAATGGGTTGTCCTATATGCGGGAAGCACACAGATAGTTTGTGGCTGAGTAATAGTAGGAAATTTGTATTTATGGGCCACCGGAAAAGTTTGCCTCCCTTACATAGTTTCAGAGGAAAGAAGACTTGGTTTGATGGGAAAACTGAACATGGGACAAAGGGAAGGATACTCATGGGTAGGAATGTCTCATTTGTGCTGAGGAACTACAAGAATGTTTTTGGTAATAGAAAACAGTCTGGCAAAAAGAGAGCTGCTCGAGTTGACATACCATCTGATAATGAGGACGAAGTAAGTGAatctgatgaagatgaagatttaGGAGACAAAGACGAAGAGGAATTATCTAGATGGAAGAAACGTTCGATATTTTTCACATTGCCTTATTGGGAG GAGCTCCCTATTCGGCATAATCTAGACGTTATGCATGTGGAGAGGAATGTGGCTGCAAGCTTAATTGCCACATTGTTACATTGTGGCAATTCAAAGGATGGTCTAAAGGCTAGAAAGGATCTTGAAAGTCTTGGTATCAGGAAGGATTTGCATCCAAAAGCTCAGGGTAAAGGACATTACTCCCAGCAGCTCCTTGGTCTTTGTCAAA GAAGAGAAGCTCGACTTGGTGGTCCTGTCCATTTCCGATGGATGTATCCATTTGAAAG GTACATGAAAGTATTGAAAGACTATGTAAGAAACACAGCAAGACCAGAAGGGTGTATAGCTGAGTCTTATCTTGCAGAAGAGTGCATGAA AAACACTGAGTACGAGAGCCATTCCATCCTTGAAGGTCGTCCTATATCAGCTGGCCGCTCATTCACTCTCACTGATACAGATAAGAAAATAGCTCATCTTGCTGTAATACAGAACACGGCTATGGTGGATCCATATGTTGA TGCTCATTTACAACATCTACAAGACTCAAATAGTAGATGTAAACGGGATGCAACTTATTTATGGCGTATGCACACTGAAAAATTTGCAGCGTGGCTTAAGCAACAG ATACCTATTGATTCAGAATATGAGGAAGAGACACTGAAGTGGCTGGCCTATGGTCCTCGTAGCATATCCAGATCTTACACAGGCTACATTGTGAATGGCCTACGGTTTCATACAAATTCGGTGCATAGGCTAAGTCAGAATAGTGGGGTTTACTATGAGGCAACAGCAATGTGTAGATCTAGTGCAAGGGACACAGCGCAGGTGGTAGACGTTGTATCCTACTATGGGAGAGTAGTTGATATTATATTACTAGATTACAATGCCTTCTACGTCCCAATATTCAGGTGTCAGTGGGCAGTTAAAGGTAACGGTGTGAAGGTAGAGGATGGCTTTACGCTGGTTAATTTTAATCACAGCCACATATCCTTTGCAAAGGATCCATTCATTTTAGCATCTCAAGCGAGACAGATATTTTACTCAAGGGAAAATGATGAATCGAGTTGGTATGTAGTTATGAAGGGTCCAAGTAGAAGATATAGTGATGAGAAAGTGGAAGACCTACATGGAGATGTAGGTCCATTGCCTTCGGATATGGATATGAGTCTAGAAGACATATCAGATGAGGCTGAGAATGTCAGAGATGATT tttccctcGAGTTTGATTGTAGGATTGCCATGGGTAAAGGGAAAAAGCAATCAAAGAAAAGGAAGACCATTGTACAAGATGATGAGCCGGTATTCATTGGCACCATATACCCTGGGGAGACGCAGCAAGATATGCGTATTGAGGAATCACAGCCTGAAGACACACAGAACCCGACACAGCCACAGCTTGATGAATCATAA